From Salarias fasciatus chromosome 5, fSalaFa1.1, whole genome shotgun sequence, a single genomic window includes:
- the LOC115388792 gene encoding leucine-rich repeat flightless-interacting protein 2, protein MLSVTLDSSVSPKKRTLSRGLSEDESLRSIIKETEISSRRLTRSDSRAGTLKRRTDSQSDQDLFMGLPEMLELQASYDEVVQELRGLEVEREALLFQVDVLQDTLEGVEELLAEAQREAGQATLELEQERAAKRRLESMVQSLMQEVERLKEERNSKPPASVNMTDEGSRQELQTETDGKGSLNVGPSAEESGEAGNLLTKLRKMASKPPGHVPSLALDSLASEDGVIQRPCENGIEGGLDPSADTNDTDSISAYEDASAETPEQDKVFPGDGDDLELPDDAGNKDNGPTNGHKADGGESLDGKIPDGKIPDACVMS, encoded by the exons ATGCTCTCGGTCACGCTggacagcagcgtctctccgAAGAAGCGGACGTTATCTCGGGGACTCAGCGAGGATGAGTCGCTGCGCAGCATCATAAAGGAG ACTGAGATCTCCTCCAGACGGCTGACACGCAGCGACAGCCGAGCAGGCACCCTGAAGAGGAGGACGGACAGCCAG TCTGACCAGGACCTTTTCATGGGACTTCCAGAAATG ctggagctgcaggccagCTACGACGAGGTGGTGCAGGAGCTGCGTGGGCTGGAGGTCGAGCGAGAGGCTCTGTTGTTCCAGGTGGACGTCCTGCAGGACACCCTGGAGGGCGTCGAGGAGCTGCTGGCCGAGGCCCAGAGGGAGGCCGGACAGGCCACTCTG GAACTCGAGCAAGAGAGAGCAGCCAAGAGGAGACTGGAGAGCATGGTTCAGTCTCTGATGCAAGAGGTGGAGAGATTGAAAGAG gaaAGGAACAGCAAACCGCCTGCTTCAGTGAATATGACGGACGAAGGATCAAGACAGGAGCTCCAGACAGAAACTGACGGAAAGGGATCGCTGAATGTTGGACCGTCGGCCGAGGAGTCGGGGGAAGCGGGAAATCTCCTGACCAAGCTGCGGAAGATGGCCAGTAAGCCCCCGGGCCACGTGCCCTCTCTGGCCCTGGACAGCCTGGCCTCTGAAGACGGGGTCATCCAGAGGCCGTGTGAAAACGGGATCGAGGGCGGACTGGATCCCTCCGCGGACACCAACGACACGGACAGCATAAGTGCCTATGAAGACGCGTCTGCGGAGACTCCGGAGCAGGACAAGGTCTTTCCAGGTGACGGAGACGACCTGGAGCTGCCGGACGACGCGGGGAATAAAGACAACGGCCCGACTAACGGCCACAAGGCGGACGGCGGCGAGAGCCTCGACGGCAAAATCCCAGACGGCAAAATCCCAGACGCCTGCGTTATGTCTTAA